In the genome of Microcoleus vaginatus PCC 9802, the window AGTGATCCGCCACGTTCAACAGCAAGTCGAGCAGCGGTGGTCGCTGTTGTTGGAGCCAGAAGTTAGAATACTGGGAGAGTTTCCCTTCTAAGGCATCATTGAAGTAATACGGAAACGGCAGACTGCCAGCCCACACACCATCACAAAGTAGTTATGACAAAATCAGGACAAGGATTTGGCTTCGGCCTGGGAAAAATGAAAGAACTGACTGAAGCTTTCAAAAAAGCTCAGCAGGTTCAAGAAGGAGCTAAAAAGCTCCAAGAAGAGTTGGATGTAATGGAAATTGAGGGAACTGCCGGCGGCGGCTTGGTCAAGGTTTTTCTCAGCGGCAACCAAGAACCCCGCCGCGTGGAAATCTCACCGGATGCCCTCGGTGAAGGTGCTGATGTGGTTTCTGAACTCGTCACGGTGGCGATGCAGGATGCTTACGCTAAGTCTACGATGACGATGCGGGAGAAAATGGAAGAACTCACCGGTGGACTAAATCTCCCCGGTTTCGGTTAATCATGAGTCATCAGTCATGAGTCATCAGTCATTAGTTGTTAGCTATCTCTGTTTAAAAAGGAATCTATAACTAATGACTGATTGATTTCTATGATGCACGAAACTTTGGGAAAAAGGGGAAAGGAAAAATTTTCTTTCTTCCTTCCCATTAAAAATTACTAATTATCAATTAAATGTCTTATAAATTATTGTTTGTCTGCCTTGGAAACATCTGCCGATCGCCCTCAGCAGAAAATATTATGAATCACTTAATTGAACAAGCTGGTTTGAGCGATCGCATTACCTGCGATTCCGCCGGAACTGCTAGCTATCACATTGGCCGTCCCCCTGACAGGCGGATGGCCTTAGCGGCAAAGAAGCGGGACATTGAATTGTTAGGCGAAGCCCGCCAATTTGCCAGGAAAGATTTTGAAAATTTTGATTTGATTCTGGCTATGGATCGAGACAATTATCGCAATATTCTTGCCCTGGATGGGGCTGGAAAGTATAAAGATAAAGTACGGCTGATGTGCGAGTTTTGCCAGAAATACGACCTTAAAGAAGTGCCTGATCCTTACTACGGTGGCCCGGAGGGATTTGATCGAGTAATTGATTTGCTGCTGGACGCTTCCGAGGGTTTGTTGGAGTACGTTGCCAGTCAAGAAAAATTAAGAGTTGGCGGTCAGCAATCAATTTAAATTAAAAAAGTTCCTTTTTCCGCCCGAATATTAGCAATGCTGTAGGGGGGACAACGCTAACAAAACTCGTAACTAGGGATATCACAGTTGTTCCCGATCCCGCGCCCAAAATGAGACTGGGTGACAAAGAAAAAGTTAAACTTGTCAATACAAAATGGGGATAATTGATACTCAAGGCAGCAATTGGCAACAAAATAGATGGATACCAAGGCATTAGCCAAGGTGTAGCAAACAAAAACAAAGTCAGAGTCGTCCATCCAATATCTGATACCAAAGTAATTTCCGAATCTTTTTTGCGGAATAAGGATTTAATTAACGTCCCTGCATAGTAAACAATCCAG includes:
- a CDS encoding YbaB/EbfC family nucleoid-associated protein; this translates as MTKSGQGFGFGLGKMKELTEAFKKAQQVQEGAKKLQEELDVMEIEGTAGGGLVKVFLSGNQEPRRVEISPDALGEGADVVSELVTVAMQDAYAKSTMTMREKMEELTGGLNLPGFG
- a CDS encoding low molecular weight phosphotyrosine protein phosphatase; amino-acid sequence: MSYKLLFVCLGNICRSPSAENIMNHLIEQAGLSDRITCDSAGTASYHIGRPPDRRMALAAKKRDIELLGEARQFARKDFENFDLILAMDRDNYRNILALDGAGKYKDKVRLMCEFCQKYDLKEVPDPYYGGPEGFDRVIDLLLDASEGLLEYVASQEKLRVGGQQSI